A region of the Leptospiraceae bacterium genome:
AATAGGCAGACCAATTTCTAATACGTTACCCGCTACGTCAACAATCACATCTGCCCAGATCGCAAGCCAAATTGAATTTGTGGACACAACACCAATTATTTCGAGTGCAGAACCTACGTCGACTCCAATACCTACGCCTACAGTACCAACACCGGTGACTGTAACTACTCCTACATCCGCAGCGCCGAGTGCAATGAGTTATTCGGGATCACCATTCAATCTTACAACTAATCTAGCAATGAATCCTATTTTGCCGACAGTCACTGGAACTATCATTAGTTGTGCGGTTACTCCTGTTTTACCTGCAGGATTAGTTTTTAATATTACCACTTGTCAGATAGCAGGGACACCAACGCTTGCACAAGGGGCTACTAGTTATACTATTACAGCGAGTAATAGTTTTGGGAGCACAACAGCAACTATTAGCATTGCAGTAACGAATAGTGCTATCTTAACAGGTGCTACACCATCTTCATATAGCACACGGTATGGAGATTTTGAATTGAATGGAAATTTTTATTATAAGATTCTGAATGGCACAGAGTATTTAGTAAAAGTAAATGCAGCAGGTCAGTACGACTCAGGCTTTGGTACTGCCGGAAAACTAAGTATACCAATAAATGGAACAAATTTCCTCGCTTGTGGCGGTAAGGTTTTCGGACTTAGCGTAACAGGTGGAAATTACCGAATACATAAATTCAATGATGCCGGTGCTGGTTCTATAGCGACTGCTGTGGATAGTATTGGAGTAACCACAGGAAATGGATTGAATCAGATGTATTGTATAGATGGAATTATTTATCTAGCGGTCATTGACAATGGTGCTCCGGCAACAGGAACAGGATTAATGAAGTTTGATACAAGTTCAGAAACTTTTACAGTTCAATTTATAAATTACACAAACCAACAAATATCCGCAGTATTCAAAGACTCTGCAAGTCAACTCTGGATACAAAAATCAAGTGCTCCTCAGTTTTCAAAAATAAATGCGAGTTTAGGTCTAGTTGCAGGAGGGGAGAAGACTGCCAGTCTCATTGGATCTCTTTATTATATATCAACAACGGATTTGTGTTTTGTTTCTAGAGCGAATGCAAGTGATGTAAGTGCTATCTTCATAGGAACTGTTGATGATTTCTTGGTTGATATAGCCGACGGTACGTTGAATGGCGCAAGTGTTAAAAACTTAGCTATCCACCAAGCTGGAAAGAATAAAAACTCTTCCGGAATTGTTGCAGCTCGTGGTGGGAATAAAATATTTATCATGGACTATTATTTGAATGTTACACCATATGAATTTGCAACAAGCTTGTTTGATTGGACTACAGCAACCATTGCTCCACAGTTTAATGCAGGATCAATCCAGACACTGACATATACTCCGTATGACAACTTCAATGGTAGAAACAACGCTCATTTGACTTTTGCGCAGGGTTATTTTTATTTTGTTTATCAAAAGGTAGGTGGAGCAATCATAGTGGATAAATTCCTGCCGTGATTTCTTTTAACTCACCCTTTACAAGTCAGGTGATTATTTATTATTATCCGCTGCAAAATCAGTATCACTTCCCCAGAAATAATTCACTTGCTCAGTTGAGTAATATTCTTGTTTGTCGCCAGTGGATTGAATACTAAATAGTTTGTCAGTTCTATTGTTTTTGCGATTTCGATTCTTCGCATCTAAAATAATCTTATAACACTCATCTTTCCAAAACATATGAGGACAGCCCATGAGATGATATCCTTCATGGATGAGAGTGGAGCTAGGACTTGTAAATAGAAGCTGTAAAAGAGCGGCATACTTTGATTTGACGAAACCACGGGTATTTGTGTATGACTCTACTGCTCCATGGACTTCTAATTTAATTCCTACGCCATAGAAAATTCCGAGCGTCATAACTTCATAAGCAATATCTCCCCAAGTTCTCCCCACCATATAGACGATACGATCACAATCGGGACCAAGCTTATACTTCCGTAGTTGGTCTAATACATCCGTTCCGAAAAAAGCAAATCGTTCCACCTTCTTAGTTTTCTTGAATTGTAATTTGATTTTATATAAGGCTAATTCTTGCGCCCAATCTATTTCTAGGTCGGCTACTTCTGATTTGCTGATAGTGTCTTCGTAGAATACGCATACATTTAAGGTTTGCTCTTCTCCAAAGTCTATCGCATTTCGAACTTTATTATCATGAAACCCAACAGTCGTGCAATTAGTAAGGCTAAAAACTAAACATAAAGCAAAAATTAATTTCATCAATGTTCCTTTAGTCTTTTTGTATTTAGAAGAGATTTCAGTCTGTCGCTGAATACGGTCATTTCGAACCAATGAATTCAAAGTTTACACTACGACTATTCAGTGTGTGAGAAATCTATTTAGCTTAAAGCGATTAATACTTGTAAGTTCTAAGATAGATAGACCTCTCACATCGCCTGCTGATAGAGAGCAAAGCGAAAAGGTGGAAGATATTCGAGGTGACAGTATTGACAGCCTGTTTGGTAACTTGGTTATTTTATTCACATATCCCAGAAAAAATCTTTGTTGGTAAGAGGCAACTCTTCTTTTACCTCTGAAATTATATCATTGGAGGAAAAACTTTCTCCGCTGTAAATAAAGCCAAGTTGTATTTCTAAGTCTTTTATTTCTTTTGTCCAATACTCTTCGTCACCAAAATGAGGAAATGCATTTGGAAATGATGGATCTTCCCATCTACGAGCAATCCAGGCTGAGTAATGAATGTATCTTAATGCGCGGAGAACTTCGATTAGCCGAAGGGAAGAATCATTGAATTCTCTAAATTCTCTATAGCCTGATAACAAAGCTTCTCTTGCAACTATGCCTTCAGCGTTTTGTGGGGGCAATACCATCCAAATATCTTGGACAGCAGGACCGGATAAGAAATCATCAAAATCAAGAAAGAAAAAACCGTTTTCTCCTTTTAGAATATTTCCCTTATGACAATCCCCATGAATTCGAATGAATGGTTCCTCTTCTAAAAA
Encoded here:
- a CDS encoding putative Ig domain-containing protein; the protein is MHYIKKASKEIVVRFGLQSGLSASSGKANPSPRASTTSINEINYPELDDILLELDNPSSPLTAKFISILVGFSHLANKYKKGATISIDDIDAMIEAFAVDFEDGIFDGRGIDGNPIIVGVFPNQIIFSNNTLTTILLPGITSYFADGGKLTIGRPISNTLPATSTITSAQIASQIEFVDTTPIISSAEPTSTPIPTPTVPTPVTVTTPTSAAPSAMSYSGSPFNLTTNLAMNPILPTVTGTIISCAVTPVLPAGLVFNITTCQIAGTPTLAQGATSYTITASNSFGSTTATISIAVTNSAILTGATPSSYSTRYGDFELNGNFYYKILNGTEYLVKVNAAGQYDSGFGTAGKLSIPINGTNFLACGGKVFGLSVTGGNYRIHKFNDAGAGSIATAVDSIGVTTGNGLNQMYCIDGIIYLAVIDNGAPATGTGLMKFDTSSETFTVQFINYTNQQISAVFKDSASQLWIQKSSAPQFSKINASLGLVAGGEKTASLIGSLYYISTTDLCFVSRANASDVSAIFIGTVDDFLVDIADGTLNGASVKNLAIHQAGKNKNSSGIVAARGGNKIFIMDYYLNVTPYEFATSLFDWTTATIAPQFNAGSIQTLTYTPYDNFNGRNNAHLTFAQGYFYFVYQKVGGAIIVDKFLP